The window CCGTGGAAGCAGAGGCTTCAACCGCAGCAGCAAATTCTGGTCTGTAACCTGCTTTCTTCATTAAAGGAATGGTAAAACTTCCCGAACCAACCGTATTGGCAACAGAACTTCCTGTCACGGTCCCCTGCATGGCACTTGCCACAACGGCTGCCTTTGCCGGACCCCCAACGGATTTTCCTGTCAAAGCAAAGGCCAAGTCATTAAAAAATTGTCCTATTCCAGTTTTTCTCAAAACGACACCAAAGAATAAAAACAAATAAATAAACGTAGCAGATATCGCAATTGGAATCCCCAAAATCCCCTCGGTGCTTAAATAGGAATGGGTAATAATTCTTTCGATACTAAACCCGCGATGGGCCAAAAATCCCGGCATATAGGGTCCAAGATAAGCATACAGCAAGGCCAGGGAAGCAACCACGACAATAGGAAGTCCCACTGCTCTTCTTGCCGCTTCCAAAACCAACAAAACTCCTAATGCAGCCACAATGTAATCCTGTGAAATATATGCCCCGGTTCGGAAAATCACTTCTTTGTAAAAGATGACCTGGTAAAATCCAACCCCAACTCCCATAAAAGCAAGAAGACCATCATACCAAGGAATTCCCCACTTCGATTTTCCAGAAGCTATTCGGCTGATCAAAAATAAAGTAACGAATACAAGAACAGCAAACAGCGTTGGCAGATTGATTTGTTCTGAAATATAGAAATAAAAAGATATCAATATATACCCAATCGACAATAAAATGGAGAACCAAGGCAGTTTTCGATGCGCATCTCCTTTATGACTTGGATACAAAAGAAAAATTAGCCCTAATCCTAATCCAAGATGAAATCCCCTTTGTTGTTGGGATGGAAGAGTACCAAAAATGGCAGTATATAATTGGAAAGCAGTTAAGCTGATCGCCAGAAAACTGACGATGAATGCCCACTTCCCGATTTTTTTGCGAAACGCATGTTCCTTGTCGTATTTCTCCAATAGTTCTTCTTCGTTGAGAACTTCCTCCACTGCAAGATTCTTATTCAATTCTTCCTCCCTCCTCACTGATACGGTTGTACCCTCATCTTGACATAAGTCCCTCCCGGGACGATATCTTGGAAAGAAAGCCTTGATCCATCTGAAAAAAACAGTTGATGATTCGCTATTACCTGACCTACTCGCAAAGGTATCGCATCAAATACTCGATTCTCATATACTACACGATAGTATCCTTCTTCCGAAATAAATGAGGTGGTTTCTTCCGCTAATTTTTCCGGTCCAACAGGCAAATTGGCACCAAAGGAGTCATACCTCATCTCCTTCATCGCCAAGGTATTGGCATCCTTTACATAAAACACCTCTTCTACCGGCTGATTGGTGACGGAATGAATGTAGTTTAATTTAAAAGATTCACCGATTTTCATCGTCTTCGAGAAAACAATGTTCTTGGTTTTGGCATCCTCTATGACAAATTTAACCAAAAATGTCCTCTGATAAAAAAACAAACTAATTCCTAAAGCAATCATAAGAAAAAAAAGGACGAATAGTCCAATAAACCAAGGAGATTGAGCACCCCTAAGGGCACTCAATCCTTTCTGTTGAACCACTTATTTCAATCCCTTTTCCTTATAATATTTCTCAGCACCTGGATGAAGGGGCAAGGTAACACCATCTAAAGCGCTATCCAGGTTGATTTGTTCACCACGGGCATGCCCCTTGGCTATTTCATCCTTTTTCTCGTACATCAACTTTGTCAAGTTGTATACCACATCTTCAGGCAGATCTTCCAAGGCATACATCACTGCTTTTTCCGCTACCGTCTGTACATCCTCAGTTTGTCCCTTATAGGTGTTGGCAGGTATGGTATAAACCGCATAGAAGGGATGATCAGCCTGTAATTTTTTCAATCCATCTCCAGTGATACTTACAATATTCACATCCTTGGATGTAGCGATATCTTCCACATTACCGGCAGGAACGGCCAGAATGGCAAAAGCGGCATCTAATAAACCATCCTTTATCTTTGTTGCTGCATCGGCAAAAGTATCATTAAACGGTTCCACATCAGAAGTACTCATCCCGTAAGCTTGAAGAATCTGCTCGGCAGCCACGGCAGTACCGCTCCCCGGAGGTCCTAAATTAACCCTTTTTCCTTTCAGATCATTTACGGTCTTAATGCCGCTGTCAGCCGGTGTGATAATCTGTACTACTTCAGGATAAACGACACCAATGGCACGAACATTCGTGATTGGCTGATCAAATTTTCCTTTTCCATTGTAAGCATCTGCAGCTATGGCATTGATCGCCATCGCCAATTCTGTTTCCTTGTTACCAAGAAGTCTCATGTTTTCTACTGAAGCACCTGTTGACTGAACCGTTACGTTTACATTGTCAATGTTTTTGCTCCAAACGCTGGCAATGGCCCCGCCAAGCGGGTAATAGGTTCCTCCTGTTCCCCCTGTTGCCATGAGAAGTTCAAGGGTTTTTCCCCCTGAAGACTTTTCTTCTTCAGTTACTTGAGTCCCTTCAGTGGATTTGGCTCCTTCCGTTGATTGACCCCCTGCTTCCTCCTTTTTTCCACACCCAACCAGGGCAATGGAGAAAATAAGCAGCAGCGAGAACAGCAGAACAAGGTGTCTCTTCACGAAATCATCCCCCTTATTAAGTATTCATCTTTATGTCAAATCCAATAAGGATTTGCCACCTTCTTTCATTTTATTGCATTTTACAATTGGTTAAAAAAGCTGAATTTTCCGCTTTCTACATCATACCATATTTTCCACATCTGAAAAAGAACAAATGCTCATTGGTTCAAATGCGCATCGGTTTATTTTGGAAGAGTTGCTCGTCATAAAAAAGGATCGGGATCAACCCAATCCTTTTATTTTTCATCGTACATCTATTACTCTTACATCCAATTTTACGCCATTGCAGGCGTTTGAAGCTGCTGTAATGAAAATTGGCATTCTTCAATGCACAAGTCTAAATGATGGGCAGCTTCTGTCAATGTTGATTTAACCATTTGATTGTTTGTCTGATTTGCCATGCTGCGCAATTGTTGTGAGGTCTGCTGGCACTGCTGGATACATTGTTGAACATCATTAATGGCATTCGGCATTATTACTCACCTCTTTTTAATATTAAAGATTACCTTGTTATTGGACCTGCATCGAGGCTTGTTCACACTGACGGATGCACGTCTCGATATGATGTGCCCCTTGAGTAAGCATATCCCTGATTGCAGCCTTCGGGACGGTATTGGTTGCTGACCGAAGCATATTGGCCGCATTGGTGCAGTCCGTAATGCACTGTTGAATTTGTTGTCTGGTTGCCATGTTGTCACCTCCCTTAGAAACTAGTTTTAGTATCATGTAAGAGAACAAAATCTATGCAAATATCAGGATTATTCATAAAAAAAAAGAAAACCTTCGATGTGAAGGTTCTCCGTAAGTTAATTCCTGTGAAAATCTCCGCTTTTTCCACCTGATTTGTGAACTAAATAGGTTGGACCCAATTCCATTCCTTTATCCATGGCTTTACACATATCATAGATAGTTAATGCAGCAACACTGGCGGCGGTAAGAGCTTCCATCTCCACCCCTGTTACCCCTTTTGTCTTCACTGTTGCTTCAATCTGAATGATATGGTCGGCTTCCTCATGAAATTGAATATCCACTCCGCTGATGGGAATTGGGTGGCACATGGGAATAAGATCCCATGTCTTTTTGGCCGCCATAACTCCTGCCACCTGAGCCACTGCCAATACGTCTCCCTTACCAACCTTTCCCTCCCGAATCCGCCTCATGGTTTCCGGTTTCATCACGACACAGGAATGGGCAACCGCCACTCGATGGGTTTCCTGTTTTTCTGATACATCTACCATTTTTGCCCGATTTTGTTCGTTAAAATGTGTCAGCTGGCTCATTTCTATCCCCCTATTTGTGACATCCTTCGAATGGTGGGCTGAAACGTAGTATCTTCACCAATCAATTTCTGGGCCATCTCATGATTTTCAGGCTTTATGTTTAATGCCTTTTTAAATACATCTGCAATAGCTTCTTCATTACCGATATGTCGGCGGACAAACAATTCATCCTGCCAAAAAAGACAGGGTTTAATATATCCATCTGCGGTCAAACGAAGTCTCGTGCAAGTTTGGCAAAAATGGTCACTAACCGGATGAATAAAACCGACATTTCCCTTTGCATCGGGATGTTTCCAGTAATCAGCAGGGCCATTCCCAGGAACTGTTCCCTCCGCCACTGGTTGATACCCCAACTTCTTAATATGATCCAGCACATTTGATAAGGGAAAATAGCGGTTTTTCCACCCATCATCGTCATGACCGATCGGCATATATTCGATAAAGCGAATATGTACCGGTTTTTCCATCGCTAATTGGAGGAAATCATCAACCTCACCGTCATTCATTCCTTTCATCAAGACCACGTTTATTTTGACAGGAGCAATCCCTACTTCAAAGCAAGCTTCCAAACCGGCTATCACTTTGCTTAAATCTCCACCCCTGGTTATTTCACTGAATGTAACCGGATTCATGCTGTCCAAACTTAAATTGACACGGGTTATCCCCGCTTCCTTTAATCTTTTGGCCTTTTTTGCCAGGAAAATCCCATTGGTGGTCAACGCAATATCCTTAATTCCAGGGATTGCAGACAATTTCTCAACTAATATTTCAATATCCTTACGAACCAATGGTTCCCCACCAGTTAATCTTAACTTGCTTACTCCCAATTTAGCAGCTACCTTAACCACTTCTTCTATTTCTTCATAACGCATAATCTTTTCAGGGGGATCAAAGACCATTCCCTCTGCAGGCATACAATAAACACAGCGGAGATTACAGCGGTCCGTTACCGAAATCCTTAAATAATCGTGAATCCGTCCATACTGATCCACCAATTGGGTCATGATGAACATCCTCCTTCCAAAAATTCTGCTGTCAAAGCCCGTCTTACGAAATGATTTTAATTATTATACCATATATACATCAGAGAAAGTTGCATTTTTTGTGAAAAGGAGAAAGTGAAGGAGATGAAGAATACAATACAAAAAACGGCTTGCTTATGACTAAGTCAACCAATTATATGAGGAGGTAAAAAATGGGTGATTTATTTTATCGGAAACACTGGACCGTTGAAAAGCCGAAGGCGGTCATCCTTTTGATTCATGGGGCAGCGGAACATTGTGAACGATATGATCATGTCGG is drawn from Microaerobacter geothermalis and contains these coding sequences:
- the moaC gene encoding cyclic pyranopterin monophosphate synthase MoaC is translated as MSQLTHFNEQNRAKMVDVSEKQETHRVAVAHSCVVMKPETMRRIREGKVGKGDVLAVAQVAGVMAAKKTWDLIPMCHPIPISGVDIQFHEEADHIIQIEATVKTKGVTGVEMEALTAASVAALTIYDMCKAMDKGMELGPTYLVHKSGGKSGDFHRN
- a CDS encoding TAXI family TRAP transporter solute-binding subunit, with protein sequence MKRHLVLLFSLLLIFSIALVGCGKKEEAGGQSTEGAKSTEGTQVTEEEKSSGGKTLELLMATGGTGGTYYPLGGAIASVWSKNIDNVNVTVQSTGASVENMRLLGNKETELAMAINAIAADAYNGKGKFDQPITNVRAIGVVYPEVVQIITPADSGIKTVNDLKGKRVNLGPPGSGTAVAAEQILQAYGMSTSDVEPFNDTFADAATKIKDGLLDAAFAILAVPAGNVEDIATSKDVNIVSITGDGLKKLQADHPFYAVYTIPANTYKGQTEDVQTVAEKAVMYALEDLPEDVVYNLTKLMYEKKDEIAKGHARGEQINLDSALDGVTLPLHPGAEKYYKEKGLK
- a CDS encoding DUF1850 domain-containing protein translates to MVQQKGLSALRGAQSPWFIGLFVLFFLMIALGISLFFYQRTFLVKFVIEDAKTKNIVFSKTMKIGESFKLNYIHSVTNQPVEEVFYVKDANTLAMKEMRYDSFGANLPVGPEKLAEETTSFISEEGYYRVVYENRVFDAIPLRVGQVIANHQLFFSDGSRLSFQDIVPGGTYVKMRVQPYQ
- the moaA gene encoding GTP 3',8-cyclase MoaA; amino-acid sequence: MTQLVDQYGRIHDYLRISVTDRCNLRCVYCMPAEGMVFDPPEKIMRYEEIEEVVKVAAKLGVSKLRLTGGEPLVRKDIEILVEKLSAIPGIKDIALTTNGIFLAKKAKRLKEAGITRVNLSLDSMNPVTFSEITRGGDLSKVIAGLEACFEVGIAPVKINVVLMKGMNDGEVDDFLQLAMEKPVHIRFIEYMPIGHDDDGWKNRYFPLSNVLDHIKKLGYQPVAEGTVPGNGPADYWKHPDAKGNVGFIHPVSDHFCQTCTRLRLTADGYIKPCLFWQDELFVRRHIGNEEAIADVFKKALNIKPENHEMAQKLIGEDTTFQPTIRRMSQIGG